GATTGCGCCCCACGCATAGGCCAGTCCGGCCAGCGCGCTGAAACCGAGCTGGCTGTAGGTCAGCGTCAGGGGGGACAGCCCCAGGCGTTCCAGCCCGGGTTCGAGCGCAGCCATCTCCGCCCGCATCCAGCCAGCAATGCTCTCTCGCCGCGACGGGGAGGCAGAGCCGGACCGACGCAGAAAACCGTGTATGCTGAGGACTATGGCGCAGATCACATAGCTGACAATAGCCAGCCCGAGCCAAGGCCGACAGCTGACGGGGAGAGGGAGCATAGACAAAACATCGGGCGGAGCCCGTCATGTCCTACCGCTGGGGGCTTTTTCTGCAGCCAAAACACTAAGCACATGTCCGTGTTCCAGTAAAGAACACCTACAGATACTCAGAGTATGGGATTTGACGAAGGTGCCGCAGACTGGTACGGCTTTCTTGTTGCGCCTATGACGGAAACGTTCAGGCGAGAGCGTTGGAGTAGGAGAACAGGGGTATGCATGAGCGACTAGGATTTTCGGTAAGAATCTTCGTTCCCTTTGGCGAGCCGGAAGGCCCGCGTGTGGTCGAGAAATCGGGCTGGACCGGACAGGGCCTCGTCTTTCCCCGTTCGCGCTTCGCGGACATTCGCCGTCGGGAAGAACTCCGGCGCACCGGCGTGTATGTGCTCTGGGGTCCCGACAACTCGGAACACCTGCCGAGCGTCTGCGTGGGTGAGGGCGATGTTGTGCTGCGCCAGCTGGACGACCACGCGAAAACCACGGACTTCTGGACCCACGGAGCGGCCTTCACCAGTAAGGATCTGAGCCTGAACAAGACGCACATCCAGTATCTCGAAGCGCGCCTGGTGGAACTCGCGGCCGAGGCCAAACGCTGCGAGCTGGACAATACCAATCTCCCCCAGAGGCCGACGCTCTCGGATGCGGATAGGGCCGACGCGGAGTTGTACCTCGTCGACATGTTGCGGTGTCTCCCGGTTGTCGGCGTGTGTTTTTTTGAAAAACCGCAGGAGCCGACGGGCACGAGTCCCGATCTTTTCCTGAACGTCAAAGGGGGCCGGGCTCGTGCGTATGAAGGAGCCAGTGATTTTATTGTCCGCGCCGGTTCCCACGCGACCAAGGAAGAGGTTGCTGCGCTCCGCCCGTCTCTCTCTGAGCTACGGAAGACCCTGTTGGCCCAGAATATTCTGAAGGAGACGAGCACCGCCTACCAGCTCTGTCAAGACTACGGTTTCTCCTCGCCCTCCACCGCCGCCGCCGTCTTCTTGGGAAGACCCGCCAATGGGCGCCTCGAGTGGAAGGATGCCGAGGGGCGGTCATTGAAGGAAATCCAGGAAGCGGTGGTCGAAGAGGGGTGAGGGGCGTCATTGCGTCCATGCTATCGCTCTCTTCCGCACCGAGGCGTCTCTCCAGGCGGCCTGTGAAGCCGGTGCTGTCCTCG
This portion of the Desulfurellaceae bacterium genome encodes:
- a CDS encoding GIY-YIG nuclease family protein, coding for MHERLGFSVRIFVPFGEPEGPRVVEKSGWTGQGLVFPRSRFADIRRREELRRTGVYVLWGPDNSEHLPSVCVGEGDVVLRQLDDHAKTTDFWTHGAAFTSKDLSLNKTHIQYLEARLVELAAEAKRCELDNTNLPQRPTLSDADRADAELYLVDMLRCLPVVGVCFFEKPQEPTGTSPDLFLNVKGGRARAYEGASDFIVRAGSHATKEEVAALRPSLSELRKTLLAQNILKETSTAYQLCQDYGFSSPSTAAAVFLGRPANGRLEWKDAEGRSLKEIQEAVVEEG